The sequence below is a genomic window from Lolium perenne isolate Kyuss_39 chromosome 7, Kyuss_2.0, whole genome shotgun sequence.
GATTCGTTGACAAGGCATGTAGAGCCAAGGCGCGCGATCGGCATTCGCAATCCGAGCACAGATCATGCCGCCCGCCCATAGCCCGCAGCCCGCTCGCCATAGTGTCGACATCGTCGTACCTCCACGTCCCACTTGCCCGCGTGACCGCGCCCACCAACAGCCCCCGTAACAAGATGCCGGTTCAAGCCCCCACGTCGCGACCCGCTGCCCGGTAGGCCCGCCCCCGGTGCTGGCCCGGCGGGCGCCGCACGATCCCaactgacggcggcggcgcggcggtgaCGACATCCTCGCCCGCGGCGGGGCCCTCCACTGCGCGATGTGGAGCTGCATGTGTCCCCTTCCCGTCGCATGCTGTGCTGGTGGGCAGCGCCGCGCCGGCCGGGTATAAATTCGTTAAATTCGTTCCTCGAATCGGAGCCGAATAATCAAATCCGTCGACTGGTCTGGAGTCTGGACACCAGAAGCCCAGGATTGGGTTGGATTATCCCTGGCAGCCATGGCGTTCTTCGAGGTGCGCGCCTTACTTATTCCTTCCTTCCTCTGCTACGTTCTTTCTTTTCCTTTCTCGGAGCTCGAGGACCGGCAGCGGTCCGCTGCGTCCGTGCGCGCGCGCGACAGTCAGTCAGTCCCTGATTATCTCCGCGCCAGCTTCTCTGTCGAAATTCGCGAATTGTTGGCGATAATTACGCGATTCCTCTGTTTGTGTAATGGCAGGAGATGGGGTGGTCGTACGCGCCCTACCTCCGCACCCACCTGCGCCAGCTCGCGGCGTCGGTCTCCGCGGCGAGCTGCGAGGGGGACGCGGGCGACGACGAGTGCCGCGACGAGGCGGCGGCCCTGCGGCTCAAGATGGTGGCCGTCGCGGCCATCCTGGTCTCCGGCGCGGTCGGCGTCGCCATCCCGCTCGCCGGCCGCAGgctccgcggcggcggcggcgctagcccgtcctcctcctcctcctcctcctccggcggcggcACGTTCGTGCTCGCCAAGGCGTTCGCGGCGGGGGTGATCCTGGCCACGGGGTTCGTGCACATGATGCACGACGCGGAGGAGAAGTTCGCGGACCCGTGCCTGCCGCCCACGCCCTGGCGCCGGTTCCCCTTCCCGGGCTTCGTCGCCATGCTCGCCGCGCTCGGCACGCTCGTCATGGAGTTCCTCGGCACCCGCTTCTACGAGCGCAAGCACGGCCAGGAGGCTGCCGCCGTTGATGAGACGGCCGCGCTGCTCGAGGACGGCGCGCTCTCGGGGACCGCTGGAATGAGCGGCGACGACGGGAAGCAGGACGCCATGCACATCGTGGGGATGCGCGCGCATGCGGCCGCGCACCGGCACAGCCACGCGCAGGGCCACGACGCGTGCGATGGAGGTGCCGTGTACGACGCGCACGGCCACGGGCATGATCATGGCCATGGGAGCGAGGAGAGACCCTCCCAATCTCGGCATGTAGTTGTCTCACAGGTACATACGATTCGGGCTGCAAATTTTCTTACAGGATTAACATTTACTGACATGGTAAACTAATATGATGCTCACAAAAGTACATCTAGACTTGAGAAGGCAACTAACATATATCCAACCCATAGTAGTACTTCTATTCAAGTTTTTATTAGCAAAGTAGAATGTGCACTGCTTATGTTTTGCTAGTTCAAGAAGCATGTGCATCCCGTGCAACTTGGTTTGGTAGGCTATATCTGAATTTTACTACTTACAGATGAATGGAGCAATGATTTCGAATGTACTATCTTGATACATGTTTTTAAGTTGGAAATCTGCCAAGTGTACTAAATACTAACTTTCCGCATTTCCAACAAGATTCTGGAGCTGGGGATTGTATCACATTCTGTAATCATCGGGCTATCCTTGGGCGTTTCACAGAG
It includes:
- the LOC127313216 gene encoding zinc transporter 10 produces the protein MAFFEEMGWSYAPYLRTHLRQLAASVSAASCEGDAGDDECRDEAAALRLKMVAVAAILVSGAVGVAIPLAGRRLRGGGGASPSSSSSSSSGGGTFVLAKAFAAGVILATGFVHMMHDAEEKFADPCLPPTPWRRFPFPGFVAMLAALGTLVMEFLGTRFYERKHGQEAAAVDETAALLEDGALSGTAGMSGDDGKQDAMHIVGMRAHAAAHRHSHAQGHDACDGGAVYDAHGHGHDHGHGSEERPSQSRHVVVSQILELGIVSHSVIIGLSLGVSQSPCTIKPLVAALSFHQFFEGFALGGCISEAQFKNFSALLMAFFFAITTPAGITVGAGIASFYNPNSPRALIVEGILDSMSAGILIYMALVDLIAADFLSRRMSCNPRLQVCSYFALFLGAMAMSSLAIWA